A window of Costertonia aggregata contains these coding sequences:
- a CDS encoding HpcH/HpaI aldolase family protein gives MKENQLKKRISEGNVGLGVISPTTDPTICEYIGLLGMDFYMIDGEHGAITASNVTNMVRACELRNTTPLARIRSVDAKLILQYMDAGIMGVMMPTIDNVDDVKTLVEAIKYPPFGKRGLGPVRAADYMQGPMSQEEYVGFANEQTLVMPQIETMECVKNLPELCKIEGVDGFIIGPRDLAMSMGYYDGPAHDEVKKVLDEIFATILDSGKWFGTVAGNAAGAEALIEKGASMVMNSVQGLIKTAGNAFLQARK, from the coding sequence ATGAAAGAAAACCAACTGAAAAAAAGAATAAGCGAAGGTAATGTCGGATTGGGTGTTATATCACCTACAACTGACCCGACCATTTGTGAGTACATCGGTCTTTTAGGGATGGATTTCTACATGATCGATGGGGAGCATGGAGCCATCACCGCTTCCAACGTTACGAATATGGTGAGGGCCTGTGAATTAAGAAATACCACACCTTTGGCCAGAATAAGAAGTGTGGATGCCAAGCTTATCTTACAATATATGGATGCGGGAATCATGGGGGTGATGATGCCGACCATTGATAATGTAGACGATGTAAAAACCTTGGTGGAAGCCATAAAATATCCTCCTTTCGGAAAAAGGGGGCTAGGTCCGGTAAGGGCTGCAGATTACATGCAAGGCCCCATGAGTCAAGAAGAGTATGTGGGTTTTGCCAATGAACAGACTTTGGTCATGCCACAGATAGAAACTATGGAATGCGTAAAAAACCTTCCTGAATTATGTAAGATCGAAGGTGTAGACGGTTTTATTATCGGTCCAAGGGATTTGGCCATGTCGATGGGATATTATGATGGCCCGGCACATGATGAGGTGAAGAAGGTTTTAGATGAGATCTTCGCTACGATTTTAGACTCTGGAAAATGGTTTGGAACAGTGGCGGGCAATGCCGCAGGTGCGGAAGCCTTGATTGAAAAAGGAGCTTCTATGGTGATGAACTCGGTTCAGGGATTGATTAAAACCGCTGGCAACGCATTTTTACAAGCACGAAAATAA